The Streptomyces phaeolivaceus genome has a window encoding:
- the ligA gene encoding NAD-dependent DNA ligase LigA, translating into MAGDKDAQPTSVPAEATVPPEAREKHARLAEEIEEHRFRYYVKDDPVVSDADFDELLRALEALEDEYSELRTPDSPTQKVAVEYETDLAEVEHRERMLSLDNVFDDEGLAAWAERVAKDVGTTDYHLLCELKIDGLAVNLTYEDGRLTRAATRGTGEVGEDITPNVMTIAEIPHRLKGDRVPRLVEIRGEVYFPMDAFQGLNERRVAAGEKPYANPRNSASGSLRQKDPKVTATLPLHMVVHGIGALEGFDGGFTRLSQAYGLLRSWGLPTAEHNRVVDDLDGVREFIAYYGEHRHSVAHEIDGAVVKLDEIRLQGRLGSTARAPRWAIAYKYAPEEVNTKLIDIKVGVGRTGRVTPYAQVEPVTVAGSEVEFATLHNQEVVKAKNVLIGDTVVIRKAGDVIPEILGPVVTLRDENETRPFVMPTECPECGTPLRAMKEGDIDLRCPNARSCPAQLRERVAYLAGRECLDIEHFGGVAAAALTRPLEPADPPLVDEGDLFDLTVEKLLPIKAYVLDMDSGLPKHDPKTGEPKVATPFANKEGGPRKNTLALLQKIEEAKRRPLARFLNGLSIRHVGPVAAQALAREFRSIDRIEQATEEELTAVDGVGAIVATALKEWFAEEWHREIIRKWKAAGVPLEDAGSGEDEGPRPLEGLTVVVTGTLEHHTRDGAKEALQNRGAKVTGSVSKKTSFVVVGENPGSKHDKAMQLKVPVLDEDGFAVLLEQGPDAAADVALPIEE; encoded by the coding sequence GTGGCCGGCGACAAGGACGCACAGCCCACATCGGTACCCGCCGAGGCGACGGTGCCCCCCGAGGCACGCGAGAAGCACGCGCGGCTCGCCGAGGAGATCGAGGAGCACCGCTTCCGGTACTACGTGAAGGACGACCCGGTCGTCAGCGACGCGGACTTCGACGAACTCCTGCGCGCCCTGGAGGCGTTGGAGGACGAGTACAGCGAGCTGCGCACCCCGGACTCACCGACGCAGAAGGTCGCCGTCGAGTACGAGACCGACCTCGCCGAGGTCGAGCACCGCGAGCGCATGCTCTCCCTCGACAACGTCTTCGACGACGAGGGGCTCGCCGCCTGGGCCGAGCGCGTCGCCAAGGACGTCGGCACCACCGACTACCACCTGCTGTGCGAGCTGAAGATCGACGGCCTCGCGGTCAACCTGACGTACGAGGACGGCAGACTGACCCGGGCCGCCACCCGGGGCACCGGCGAGGTCGGCGAGGACATCACGCCCAACGTCATGACGATCGCCGAGATCCCGCACCGCCTCAAGGGCGACCGGGTCCCCCGGCTCGTCGAGATCCGCGGCGAGGTCTACTTCCCGATGGACGCCTTCCAGGGCCTCAACGAACGCCGTGTCGCGGCCGGCGAGAAGCCGTACGCCAACCCCCGTAACTCCGCCTCGGGTTCACTGCGTCAGAAGGACCCCAAGGTCACGGCCACCCTGCCGCTGCACATGGTGGTCCACGGCATCGGCGCCCTGGAGGGCTTCGACGGCGGCTTCACCCGCCTCTCCCAGGCCTACGGCCTCCTCAGGTCCTGGGGCCTGCCCACCGCCGAGCACAACCGGGTGGTCGACGACCTCGACGGCGTACGGGAGTTCATCGCCTACTACGGCGAGCACCGCCACTCCGTGGCGCACGAGATCGACGGCGCGGTCGTCAAGCTCGACGAGATCCGGCTGCAGGGCAGACTCGGCTCGACGGCCCGCGCACCCCGCTGGGCGATCGCGTACAAGTACGCCCCGGAAGAGGTCAACACCAAGCTCATCGACATCAAGGTGGGTGTCGGACGCACCGGCCGGGTCACGCCGTACGCCCAGGTCGAGCCCGTCACCGTGGCCGGCTCGGAGGTCGAGTTCGCCACCCTGCACAACCAGGAGGTCGTCAAGGCCAAGAACGTCCTCATCGGGGACACGGTCGTGATCCGCAAGGCCGGTGACGTCATCCCCGAGATCCTCGGGCCCGTCGTGACCCTGCGCGACGAGAACGAGACCCGCCCGTTCGTCATGCCGACCGAGTGCCCCGAGTGCGGGACGCCGCTGCGCGCGATGAAGGAGGGCGACATCGATCTGCGGTGCCCCAACGCCCGCAGCTGCCCCGCCCAGTTGAGAGAACGCGTCGCCTATCTGGCGGGCCGGGAGTGCCTGGACATCGAGCACTTCGGCGGGGTCGCCGCCGCGGCCCTCACCCGGCCCCTGGAGCCGGCCGACCCGCCCCTGGTCGACGAGGGCGACCTCTTCGACCTCACGGTCGAGAAGCTGCTCCCCATCAAGGCGTACGTCCTGGACATGGACAGCGGGCTGCCCAAGCACGACCCCAAGACGGGCGAGCCGAAGGTCGCCACGCCTTTCGCCAACAAGGAGGGCGGGCCCCGGAAGAACACGCTCGCGCTGCTCCAGAAGATCGAGGAGGCCAAGCGTCGTCCGCTCGCCCGCTTCCTCAACGGCCTCTCCATCCGCCATGTCGGACCGGTCGCCGCCCAGGCCCTGGCCCGCGAGTTCCGTTCGATCGACCGGATCGAGCAGGCCACGGAGGAGGAGCTGACGGCGGTCGACGGCGTGGGCGCCATCGTCGCGACGGCCCTCAAGGAGTGGTTCGCCGAGGAGTGGCACCGGGAGATCATCCGTAAGTGGAAGGCCGCCGGTGTCCCCCTGGAGGACGCGGGCTCCGGGGAGGACGAGGGCCCCCGGCCCCTCGAAGGGCTGACGGTCGTCGTGACCGGCACACTCGAACACCACACACGGGACGGGGCCAAGGAGGCGCTGCAGAACCGGGGCGCCAAGGTGACCGGTTCGGTGTCGAAGAAGACCTCGTTCGTCGTGGTGGGGGAGAACCCGGGCTCCAAGCACGACAAGGCGATGCAGCTGAAGGTCCCCGTCCTCGACGAGGACGGCTTCGCGGTGCTGCTCGAACAGGGCCCGGACGCGGCGGCGGACGTCGCGCTCCCGATCGAGGAGTAA
- a CDS encoding methionine synthase, whose translation MKQDFVLGPATGIGSLPGGDAREAAKTVTGTFEWPETGMAHLPELPGRGPGADMIGRTAGMLVELYARVEPSGWRLGDRPGRDTRRARSWLGEDLDALEEFTQGYEGPLKVQAVGPWTLAAALELRNGEVALSDPGASRDLAGSLAEGLREHLAEVRRRAPGAQLVLQLDEPSLIAVLRGQVKSASGYRTHRAVDRQLVEATLRDVIGVHADQGAVVVHSCAPDVPFALLRRAGATAISFDFTLLTERDDDTIGEAVEGGTKLLAGVVPTTEGALSDPAGSVMGVRTLWRRLGLSPGLLADTVTVTPTCGLAGVSPAYARHALAHCVKAARSLADNPE comes from the coding sequence GTGAAACAAGACTTCGTCCTCGGCCCCGCCACCGGCATCGGCTCCTTGCCCGGCGGCGACGCCCGGGAGGCCGCCAAGACCGTCACCGGCACCTTCGAGTGGCCGGAGACGGGCATGGCGCACCTGCCCGAACTCCCCGGCAGAGGCCCCGGCGCCGACATGATCGGCAGAACCGCAGGAATGCTCGTCGAGCTGTACGCGCGCGTGGAGCCCAGCGGCTGGCGCCTCGGCGACCGCCCCGGACGGGACACCAGGCGGGCCAGGTCATGGCTGGGCGAGGATCTGGACGCCCTGGAGGAGTTCACCCAGGGGTACGAGGGCCCGCTGAAGGTGCAGGCCGTCGGACCGTGGACGCTCGCCGCCGCGCTGGAACTGAGGAACGGCGAGGTGGCCCTCTCCGACCCCGGCGCCTCCCGCGACCTCGCCGGCTCCCTCGCCGAGGGCCTGCGCGAGCACCTCGCCGAGGTCCGCCGCCGCGCCCCGGGGGCCCAACTCGTCCTGCAACTCGACGAACCCTCCCTCATCGCCGTCCTGCGCGGCCAGGTGAAGAGCGCGAGCGGCTACCGCACCCACCGCGCCGTCGACCGCCAACTCGTCGAGGCCACCCTCAGGGACGTCATCGGCGTCCACGCGGACCAAGGGGCGGTCGTCGTGCACTCCTGCGCCCCCGACGTACCCTTCGCGCTCCTGCGCCGAGCCGGTGCCACCGCGATCTCCTTCGACTTCACCTTGCTTACTGAGCGTGACGATGACACGATCGGGGAAGCGGTGGAAGGGGGCACCAAGCTGCTCGCCGGTGTCGTGCCGACCACCGAGGGGGCGTTGTCGGACCCTGCCGGTAGCGTCATGGGGGTCAGGACGCTGTGGCGCAGGCTGGGGCTGTCTCCGGGGCTTCTCGCGGACACGGTCACGGTCACTCCGACGTGCGGGCTCGCGGGGGTCTCCCCGGCGTACGCACGCCATGCGCTCGCCCACTGCGTCAAGGCGGCGAGATCCCTCGCGGACAACCCAGAGTAA